In the genome of Botrytis cinerea B05.10 chromosome 5, complete sequence, one region contains:
- the Bchis4 gene encoding Bchis4, which yields MDTTTSLPFLPSVDLGNGPAESKVGLTRDQLSYLGCVYFTANNDTIDILLGFLQRHVGIETYVDVSTIESIDDIVTILDAGARTVFVKPSQLPHLEKHTDRVLPIIPQPQTDVEFPNGGLLAFVDEAYTRSLLEEFKTKKVSPIFLLPTPESDFESLAKVAQEFAAIPIIPATHLSIEAAGEGQVSVPKLVADSWTSDRADKLIPTVVTDERGVALGLVYSSEESLKESLKTGTGVYQSRKRGLWYKGATSGDTQKLIRVSLDCDQDCLKFVVKQQGRGFCHLPQSTCFGEYKGISKLEKTLVSRKASAPEGSYTARLFSDEKLLRAKIMEEAEELCDAKEKKDIAFEAADLIYFALTKAVSAGVSLADIERNLDAKSVKVKRRQGDAKGQWAAKEGITNASTAKAESVKEAVKEAASVPKSADDKAGLKNGRITMKRYNAATTSETDLKDILQRPSQKSTDMIMGIVNPIIKEVREGGDKALLGYTHKFEKATSLTSPVLKAPFPQSLMDLPAETIEAIDISFENIRKFHAAQKEDPLQVETMPGIVCSRFSRPIERVGLYIPGGTAVLPSTALMLGVPAMVAGCKKIVLASPPRSDGRITPEIVYVAHKVGAESIVLAGGAQAVAAMAYGTESVTKVDKILGPGNQFVTAAKMYVSNDTNAGVSIDMPAGPSEVLVIADKEANPAFVASDLLSQAEHGVDSQVILIAIDLSEKELQAIEDELHAQAMALPRVDIVRGAIEHSITLVVKDIEEAMRLSNEYAPEHLILQVKDAAGVVELVENAGSVFIGEWTPESVGDYSAGVNHSLPTYGFAKQYSGVNLGSYLKHITSSQLTAQGLRNVGGAVMQLAKVEELEAHRRAVGLRLKYMDENNL from the exons ATGGATACTACAACATcacttcctttccttcctagTGTTGACCTTGGGAATGGTCCTGCAGAATCAAAAGTAGGACTTACAAGAGACCAACTATCTTATCTGGGGTGCGTTTACTTCACAGCGAACAATGATACCATCGATATCCTCCTTGGATTCTTGCAGAGACACGTTGGCATTGAGACCTATGTCGATGTATCTACCATTGAATCGATAGACGACATTGTTACGATTCTAGATGCTGGAGCCCGCACCGTATTTGTGAAGCCATCGCAGCTTCCACACTTGGAAAAGCATACAGACCGTGTTCTTCCAATCATACCACAACCGCAGACAGATGTCGAATTTCCCAATGGAGGCTTACTTGCTTTTGTGGACGAAGCTTATACTCGATCCCTCTTGGAAGAATTCAAGACCAAGAAAGTGTCTCCAATCTTCCTCCTACCAACCCCCGAAAGCGATTTCGAATCACTTGCTAAAGTTGCCCAAGAATTCGCTGCCATTCCTATCATACCTGCGACCCACCTCAGCATCGAAGCGGCTGGAGAAGGACAGGTCTCTGTTCCAAAATTGGTTGCGGATTCATGGACTTCGGATAGAGCAGACAAATTGATTCCTACTGTGGTTACAGATGAGAGAGGAGTAGCTTTGGGACTTGTATACAGCAGTGAGGAGAGCTTGAAGGAGTCATTGAAAACCGGAACCGGAGTATACCAAAGCAGGAAGCGTGGATTGTGGTACAAAGGTGCAACATCTGGAGATACACAAAAACTCATCAGGGTGTCTTTAGATTGCGATCAGGACTGCTTGAAATTTGTAGTCAAGCAACAAGGACGGGGATTTTGCCACCTACCACAATCAACTTGTTTCGGTGAATACAAGGGAATTTCCAAGCTCGAGAAGACTCTCGTTTCAAGGAAGGCTTCGGCACCTGAGGGATCCTATACCGCGCGTCTCTTCTCGGACGAAAAGTTATTGCGTGCTAAAATTATGGAAGAAGCAGAGGAACTTTGTGATgccaaggaaaagaaagacattGCTTTCGAGGCAGCAGATCTCATCTACTTTGCTTTGACCAAGGCAGTTTCTGCAGGAGTCAGTCTTGCAGACATTGAACGTAACCTTGATGCCAAGAGTGTGAAGGTCAAGCGGAGACAAGGAGATGCTAAGGGGCAATGGGCCGCAAAAGAGGGAATTACCAATGCATCCACAGCTAAGGCTGAAAGCGTGAAGGAGGCCGTCAAGGAAGCTGCCTCTGTACCAAAATCTGCGGATGACAAGGCAGGGCTCAAAAATGGACGCATCACTATGAAACGATACAATGCTGCAACAACATCAGAAACCGATCTCAAGGATATTTTGCAAAGACCCTCACAAAAGTCTACTGACATGATTATGGGCATTGTGAACCCCATTATCAAGGAGGTACGAGAGGGAGGTGACAAGGCATTGCTTGGATACACCCACAAGTTCGAAAAGGCAACCTCGCTTACTTCACCTGTTCTCAAAGCTCCTTTCCCACAATCACTTATGGACCTTCCAGCAGAGACCATCGAGGCTATTGATATTTCCTTTGAGAACATTCGTAAATTCCATGCAGCACAAAAAGAGGACCCATTACAAGTTGAGACAATGCCAGGTATTGTTTGCAGCAGATTCTCAAGACCCATTGAACGTGTGGGACTGTACATTCCAGGAGGTACCGCTGTACTTCCAAGTACAGCTCTTATGCTGGGTGTTCCAGCCATGGTTGCTGGCTGTAAGAAGATCGTACTGGCATCGCCTCCTCGATCCGATGGTAGAATCACTCCTGAGATCGTTTATGTTGCCCACAAAGTTGGTGCCGAGAGTATTGTCTTGGCTGGTGGTGCTCAAGCTGTTGCTGCTATGGCGTACGGTACTGAAAGCGTCACAAAGGTTGACAAAATTCTTGGTCCAGGTAATCAATTTGTTACTGCGGCAAAGATGTACGTTAGCAATGACACCAATGCTGGCGTAAGTATCGATATGCCGGCTGGCCCATCTGAGGTACTCGTCATTGCAGACAAGGAAGCGAACCCTGCATTTGTTGCATCGGACTTGTTGTCCCAAGCAGAGCATGGTGTTGACAGTCAGGTCATTCTAATTGCCATCGATCTTTCCGAGAAAGAATTGCAAGCTATTGAAGACGAACTTCATGCGCAAGCCATGGCTCTACCAAGAGTCGATATTGTTCGTGGTGCCATTGAGCACTCGATAACTCTCGTTGTTAAAGACATCGAAGAGGCAATGAGACTCAGTAATGAATATGCTCCAGAGCATCTTATATTGCAAGTCAAGGATGCCGCGGGTGTAGTAGAACTAGTTGAAAACGCCGGCAGTGTTTTCATTGGCGAATGGACACCAGAGAGTGTTGGTGATTATTCTGCTGGTGTCAACCACTCTTTAC CTACATACGGATTTGCTAAGCAATACTCTGGTGTCAACCTTGGATCATACCTCAAGCATATCACTAGTTCACAACTGACAGCTCAGGGATTGAGAAACGTTGGCGGTGCTGTAATGCAATTAGCGAAGGTCGAAGAATTGGAAGCTCATAGAAGAGCTGTTGGATTAAGGCTGAAGTATATGGATGAAAATAATCTATGA
- the Bcpex13 gene encoding Bcpex13, with protein MASPPKPWERGGAAVSTALPSPAMTSTTAATSGSSAGPSVLSSTPASTSGAPAIPERPSTLTNTVNQNASAYSPYGANRLGAVGASPYGMGGMGGMGSYSSPYSRMGGMGGMGGYGYGGMGGYGSMYGGGMGGMYGNMGGMGPNDPNSLTQGFTQSTQATFQIIESVVGAFGGFAQMLESTYMATHSSFFAMVSVAEQFGNLRNNLGSILGIFTMMRWIRTLFAKITGRPMPVDATSLTPSAFASFEGRKILPDGSSPPRPSKKPFLFFIAAAFGLPYLMGKMIKALAASQEEEQKRLLASGQLMGPDGQPVPAPLDPSKLDFCRVLYDFTPESGAAVQGVDLEVKKGDLVAVISKSDPMGNPSEWWRCRARDGRMGYLPGVYLEVARRPGQPIAEIKSASQSGSRTSTMTSSSIGNANQVKVLAAPPAVAGKAGDIGVESFQKSQFYS; from the exons ATGGCTTCACCGCCGAAACCTTGGGAAAGAGGTGGCGCTGCAGTTAGCACTGCACTTCCAAGCCCTG CCATGACCTCAACTACTGCTGCTACTTCGGGCAGTTCTGCTGGACCATCAGTCTTATCATCTACACCTGCTAGTACCTCAGGCGCACCAGCCATACCCGAACGACCATCTACTCTTACGAACACCGTCAATCAAAACGCATCCGCATACTCACCGTACGGCGCAAATAGACTAGGGGCAGTAGGGGCTTCCCCGTATGGTATGGGAGGCATGGGAGGCATGGGATCCTACTCATCACCATACTCAAGAATGGGAGGAATGGGTGGAATGGGGGGCTATGGTTATGGTGGCATGGGAGGATATGGGTCTATGTATGGCGGAGGCATGGGCGGGATGTATGGAAATATGGGAGGGATGGGTCCAAACGATCCCAATAGCTTAACGCAAGGCTTCACGCAGAGCACACAAGCTACTTTCCAAATAATCGAAAGTGTAGTTGGTGCATTTGGAGGATTTGCTCAAATGCTTGAGAGCACATACATGGCTACACACTCTAGTTTTTTTG CAATGGTATCTGTTGCCGAACAATTCGGAAACTTGCGCAATAATCTGGGGTCCATCTTAGGAATATTCACCATGATGCGCTGGATACGCACTCTCTTTGCAAAGATCACAGGCCGACCGATGCCTGTAGATGCCACCTCCTTAACACCTTCAGCATTCGCCTCTTTCGAAGGCCGCAAAATCCTGCCAGATGGTAGTTCTCCACCTCGTCCATCCAAGAAGCCCTTCCTTTTTTTCATAGCAGCTGCCTTTGGTCTCCCATACCTCATGGGTAAGATGATCAAAGCACTCGCCGCCTCTCAAGAAGAGGAGCAAAAACGACTACTTGCATCAGGTCAACTAATGGGTCCTGATGGTCAACCTGTCCCCGCACCACTCGACCCTTCGAAACTCGATTTCTGCCGCGTCTTATACGACTTTACTCCAGAATCCGGTGCAGCAGTTCAAGGTGTAGATTTGGAAGTCAAGAAAGGAGATTTAGTGGCAGTGATTAGCAAGAGTGATCCCATGGGCAATCCATCAGAATGGTGGCGATGTCGTGCTCGCGATGGTCGCATGGGATACCTTCCTGGTGTATACCTGGAAGTGGCAAGGCGACCCGGTCAACCTATCGCCGAAATCAAAAGTGCAAGTCAAAGTGGGAGTCGAACTAGCACTATGACTAGTTCAAGTATCGGCAATGCCAATCAAGTAAAGGTCCTGGCGGCCCCTCCTGCAGTGGCAGGAAAGGCAGGGGACATTGGAGTGGAAAGTTTCCAAAAGAGCCAGTTCTATTCGTAG
- the Bctaf9 gene encoding Bctaf9: MADMNGDSQPQTNGQNGHPSPSPPTQTSSAPLSQPIPSASAGASSSPAPNPSVPLTSLQDNGLSKRPRDARLIHMLLSSLGVSAYQERVPLQLLDFAYRHSSSILSDALHLSSDAYVSQQMRARDAPPGGGFRDADGQVSANAVQLAIQSRLQYQFGSGNGGGLSKEFLLETAQARNKIALPRVLQNEWGVRLPAERFVLTGVPWGLKDEWVEDDEEEEEEGPIGESMEGIIAGTEEDNLEGDEEGAGDMNDLFGTGGDMDEDMDKEE, from the coding sequence ATGGCCGACATGAACGGCGACTCACAGCCTCAAACCAACGGTCAAAACGGCCACCCCTCACCATCACCTCCAACACAAACCAGCTCCGCGCCCCTCTCCCAGCCCATACCATCCGCCTCCGCCGGCGCGAGCTCTTCGCCCGCGCCCAACCCCAGCGTGCCCCTCACATCTCTCCAAGACAACGGATTATCGAAACGACCACGCGACGCTCGACTGATCCACAtgcttctctcctctctcggCGTATCCGCATACCAAGAACGCGTTCCTCTGCAACTTCTCGATTTCGCATATCGTCACTCCTCTTCTATTCTCTCTGATGCGTTACATCTCTCCTCCGATGCCTACGTGTCACAGCAGATGCGCGCGCGCGATGCGCCGCCCGGTGGGGGATTCAGAGATGCAGATGGACAGGTTAGCGCAAACGCGGTGCAGTTAGCTATTCAGAGCCGATTGCAGTATCAATTTGGTTCGGGCAATGGTGGTGGGTTGAGCAAGGAGTTTTTATTAGAGACGGCACAGGCGAGGAATAAAATTGCACTGCCAAGAGTCTTACAGAATGAATGGGGTGTGAGATTACCGGCGGAGAGATTTGTTCTTACGGGTGTGCCATGGGGTTTGAAAGACGAATGggtggaggatgatgaggaggaagaagaggaggggcCAATTGGAGAGAGTATGGAAGGTATCATAGCTGGCACAGAGGAGGATAATCTCGAGGGCGATGAGGAGGGTGCGGGTGACATGAATGACCTATTTGGCACTGGTGGAGATATGGATGAGGACATGGATAAAGAGGAATAA